The Hymenobacter sp. 5317J-9 genome has a window encoding:
- a CDS encoding porin family protein, translating to MKKCIITFALLMGALGAARAQQATSIGLTVAYGRDRLLNNNQYTSAAHSAYQAGLTANVGLSDHWAFHPEVLYTMRYFDTSNDESLNRDINTIDVPLLGRYHVGGLFLEAGPEVSFPIKAVNEDAANVKSELNGVVLNYVAGVGYRFGQGPSLGVRYEGGASNVFKNDASTVLGTGKFKTSSVWLVLAYSFGS from the coding sequence ATGAAGAAATGTATCATCACCTTTGCCTTACTGATGGGTGCCCTGGGGGCCGCTCGGGCCCAGCAGGCCACATCCATCGGCCTCACCGTGGCGTATGGCCGCGACCGGCTGCTGAACAACAACCAGTACACTTCGGCGGCCCATTCCGCCTATCAGGCGGGCCTCACGGCTAATGTCGGCCTTTCGGACCACTGGGCGTTTCACCCAGAGGTGCTGTATACCATGCGCTACTTCGACACCTCGAATGATGAAAGCCTGAACCGCGACATCAACACCATTGACGTGCCGCTGCTGGGCCGCTACCACGTGGGCGGCCTGTTTCTGGAGGCCGGCCCGGAAGTGAGCTTTCCCATCAAGGCTGTGAACGAAGACGCGGCCAACGTGAAGAGTGAGCTGAACGGCGTGGTGCTGAACTACGTGGCGGGCGTGGGCTACCGCTTCGGGCAGGGCCCTTCGCTGGGCGTGCGCTACGAGGGCGGCGCGTCCAACGTGTTCAAGAATGACGCCTCCACGGTGCTGGGCACGGGCAAGTTCAAGACCAGCTCGGTGTGGCTGGTGCTGGCCTACTCATTCGGTAGCTAA